GCGCGCTGTTGAAGTGGCCACTGCTGTTGCGCATGTTGTTCAGGTACACCTGCAGGGTTTCGTAACGGGTGCCCACCAGCAGGTTGGCGAACACGAACTCGCCGAACAGGAACGAAAACGACAACAGCAACGCCACCATCAGGCCTTTGCGCAGGTTGGGCAGCACCACCAGCAAGGCGGCCTGCCAGGTACTGGCGCCCAGCAACTGGGCGGCGTCCATCAGGTCGCGCAGGTTGATGGCTTGCAGGTTGTTGGTGATGGCCCGGTACATGAACGGCAGGGCGACGGTGAAGTAGCAGCCGATGAGGATCCACGGCGTGCCGACCATGGCCATCGGCCCGCTGCCGTACAGCTGCAGCAAGCCCACCGACGACACCACTGGCGGCACCGCAAAAGGCAGCAGGATGAGGATGTTCATCAGCGCGTCGAGCTTGGGGAAGTGGTAGTGCACCACGAACAGCAACGGCAGGATGAGCACCACCGACAGCACCAGCGCACCCACGCACACCAGCAGCGATTGGCCGAAGGCGGCCAGAAAACGCGGCTCGCTCCACAGTGCCACGTACCATTTCAGGGTCAGGCCGCTGGGCAGCAGGCTGGCCGACCAGCTGGTGGCCAGCGAGTAGAGCAGGGTGCCGGCCAGTGGCAGCAGCAGGATCAGGAACAGCAGGTACACCACCACGCGGTGGTACAGGCTGGATTCAGCTCGCATGGTAGCTCCTTTTCAGCAGCCATTGATGCACCACGGTCACCAGCGTCATCAGGCCCACCAGCACCATGGCCAGGGCGCTGGCCAGGTTCGGGTCGAGGGTGATGTCACCGGCCACCAGCGCGGCAATGCGGATGGGCAGCACGTTGAAGTTGCCGGTGGTTAGGGCATACACCGTGGCATAGGCGCCCAGTGCGTTGGCCAGCAGAATGACGAAGGTGCCGAGCAGGGCAGGGGTCAGCACCGGCAGGCCGATGTGCCGCCAGAACTGCCAGTGGCTGGCGCCCAGCAACGCGGCGGATTCGCGCCAGTCTTCACGCAGGGCGTCGAAGGCCGGGTACAGCAACAGCACGCCCAGGGGGATCTGGAAGTAGGTGTACACCAGAATCAGCCCGCTCTTGGAGTAGATGCTGAAGTCTTCCAGCAGGCCTATTTGCTTCAGCAGCAAGGTCAGCGCGCCGTTGAAGCCGAGCAGGATGATGAAGGCAAATGCCAGCGGCACCCCGGAAAAGTTACTGGTCATATTGGCGAAGGCGCTGACGAAGTCGCGCAGGCGCGAGTCCACCTGGCGCAGCGAATAGGCACCCACGGTGGCAATCACGATGCCGAACAGGCTCGACCAGAAGCTGATCTCCAGGCTGCGTTGAAGTGCCTGCAGGTAGAACTTCGAGGCAAATACCTTGCTGAAGTTGTCCAGCCCCCAGCCCGCCTCCGATTGCAGGCTGTGGATCGCCACCCAGGCCAGCGGGGCGACCTGGAAGATGACGAAGAACACCACGAACGGCAGCAGGCACAGCAGGGCGAGGTAACGGCCACGGCTGCCGGCATTCACGCGAGCAACTCCCGGCACACGGTTTTGTCATGGGGCGCGCCCAGCAACTCGCAGATGGTGCCGCACAGTTCGGTTTGCAGGGGCTTGGCGGCCGGGTCCAGGCTGAAGGCATCGCCGAATACGAACAGCGGCACTTCGCGCTCTTCGGCCAGCAGCCCGTTGTGCGAGCGGTCGTTGTTCATGCCGTGGTCGGCGGTGACCAGCACCTGATAACCCTCTTCGAGCCAGCGTGGCAGGTAATCGGCCAGCAGGATGTCGGCGGTACGCGCGGCGTTGCGGTACTGGCTGCTGTCCAGGCCATGGCGGTGGCCGGTGTCGTCGATGCTCATCGGGTGCACCAGCAAGAAGTTGGGCGCGTGGCGGCGGCGCAGGTATTCGGCGTCGGCCAGCAGGTGCGAGTCGGGGTAGCGGTCGTCCCAGTAGAACAGCCCGTGCTGGATCGGCAGCTTTGGCGCGTGGGTATGGCGGTCGCGCTGTGGGTCGAAGGGCGAGCGGTTGTAAAGCTCGCTCATCCAGTGGTACGCCGCCGCCGCGGTGCCCAGGTTGGCCTCGCGGGCATAGTGGAACACGCTGCGCTGGTTGGACAGGCGGTTGACGTTGTTGTGCACGATGCCGCTTTCGATGGGCGGCACGCCGGTCAGGATGCACTCGTACAGCGGGCGCGACAGCGACGGCAGCTCGCATTCCACGCGGTACAGCGCGGCGCGGTCGGCTTCGACGTAGGCGTGCAGGTGGCCCATGGCGTGGTGGGCCACTTGGTGGTTGAGGCCGTCTAGCAAGACCAGGATGACGTTGTGGCTCATTCAATACTCCGTAGGGCAGCGGGGAGGGCTTCGCCCTCCTTTCGCGACACAAGGCCGCTCCCACAGGGACAGTGAAAACCTCTGGGGCGACGCTGGCCCTGTGGGAGCGGCCTTGTGTCGCGATGGGCTGCGCAGCAGCCCCGAATCAATCCTGCTTTACTCCATCTCGATAATCACCTGCTCCTGCCACATCTGCGGCAGTTTCTTCGATGTGGCTTCCCACGCCTCGGCATTCTTGATCGGCTGCGCCACCTTGTACTGCTCGTTCGGCAGCAACTTGGCTTGCACATCCGCCGGCAGGGTCAGGTGCTCGGCACGGATCGGCCGCGCATGCCCTTTGGCCAGGTTGATCTGCCCGGCATCGCTGAAGATGTACTCACGCGCAAGCTTGGCCGCATTCGGGTTTTTCGCGTACTTGTTGATGATGGTGGTGTAGCCGGAAATCACCGAACCATCAGCCGGGATCAGCACTTCGAAGCGCTTGGGGTCGATCTGCTCGCGGTAGCTCAGGCCGTTGAAGTCCCATACCACGCCCACTTCCACTTCGCCTTTTTCAAGGGTCTGGATGGTCGGGTTGGCCAGCGACAGGCGCTTTTGCTGGGCCAGCTTGGTAAACAGTTGCAAGCCCGGGGCGACGTTGGTTTCGTCACCTTTGTAGGCGATGGCGGCAGCCAGCACGCCATTGGCGGCCTGGGCGGCAGTGCCAACGTCACCGATAGCCACCTTGTACTTGCCTTTTTCCAGGTCGTGCCAGGTTTTCGGGCGTTCTTCTTCCTTCACCAGGTCTTTGTTGATGATGAAGGCGATGGTGCCGGTATAGGCCAAGGCCCAGTGGCCGTCCTTGTCCTTGGCCCAGGCGGGCACTTGGTCCCAGGTGCTGGGTTTGTAGGGCTGGGTTACGCCCTTGGCGGCGGCAATCGGGCCAAAGGCGGCGCCCACGTCGCCGATGTCGGCGCTGGCGTTGTCCTTCTCGGCTTCGAACTTGGCCACTTCCTGGGCCGAACTCATGTCGGTGTCGCTGTGCTTGAGGCCATACTTGCTGGCCAGGTCTTCCCAAGTGCCTTTCCAGTTGGCCCAGGCATCGGGCATGCCCACGCTGTTGACGGTGCCTTCCTTGCGGGCGGCGTCTTCCAGTGCCTTGAGGTCCGCGGCCATGGCCGAGGTGCAGAACGCGATAGCCGAACCGAGCAGTGACGCCATGAAGAACTTTTTCATCCGTAGCTCCTGGTGGTGGGTGCCTGTAGCGGTTGTTGTTATGCAGGGGACCTTTGGTCTAGGTCAGCAAACCTTGAGCCAAGGTAGGCCGGTTGCGTGACAATTTGATGTAGGGAAGGCCTGAGCCCGGCGCCCGGGCTTCCTGAACGTACAGCGTAGACCACAACCAAAGCCGCGATTTTGCTGCGCTGGCCCGCTTCTGGCATCGGCTTGTACAAGCCTCTGTCACAGGATGTTCATCAGCCCTGCCTAGGCTTGCACTATCCTCCACTTGCCCCTTTATGGGGCTGGACTAGTCCAGATAGGTAACCTTTGATGCAATCCACGCCACCGCGAGCGGTAACAGCCATCTGCCATGCCTTGCAGGAGCAGATCGAGCACGGCCTGCTGGCGCCGGGCGGCAAGCTGCCAGCCGAACGCAAGCTCAGCGAGGTGTTTGATACCACCCGCATCACCCTGCGCGAGGCGCTGGTGCAGTTGGAGGCCCAGGGGCTGATCTACCGCGAAGAGCGGCGCGGCTGGTTCGTGGCACCCCAACGGCTGACCTACGACCTGATCGAGCGCAGCCACTTCCATGCGATGGTGCGCAACCAGGGGCGGGTGGCCAGTACCGAGTTGCTGTCGGCGCGGTTGCAGCCAGCCTCGGCGGCCATTTGTGCGCGCCTGCAGTTGCCGGCGTTATCGAGCGTGGTGCGCATCTGTCGGTTGCGGCGCATTGACGGGCGGGCAGTGCTGTATGCCGAGCATTACCTCAACCCGAAGTACTTCCCCGGCATCCTTGAACAGGACCTGGCGCAATCACTGACCGAAATTTATGGCCGGGCGTACGGCATTCAGTACGGGCAAGTGTGTTTCGAGATCCTGCCCACGGCGTTGCCCGTGGAGGCAGCCGCAGCATTGAAGGTGTCAACCGGCAGCCCTGGGTTGCATATCACCCGGGTCAACAGTGATCAGCACGGGCACCTGATCGACTGTGACCTGGAGTACTGGCGCCATGATGCGATCCGCATTAGAGCACAGGCGGGGTGAGCCCTAACTGGACGTATTGCCCTCAGCCATGGCGCCCCCACCAGCCGTCACCACCTGCACCGACAAGCGCGGCGTCGCCAGGTCCACCCCGGCCTCATCCATCTGCCGCTTCAACGCCAGGTTGAACGCCCGCGAAACCTCCCACTGCTTGATTGGCGCGGTCTTGAACCGTGCCCGCAAGATCGCCGACCCCGACTCGAAACTCTCCACCCCCTGCAACTCCAGCGGCGACCAGATGTTGCGGCGCATCAGCGGGTCATTGCGCAGCTTCTGCCCCACCTCGCGGATCAGCTTGATGGCCTGGTCGATGTTCATGCTGTGCGGGATCGCCACGCGGAAAATCGCGTAGCCGAACTCCCGCGAGTAGTTCTTGATGCTCTTGATCTCACTGAACGGGATGGTGTGCACGATGCCGTCGATGTCACGCAGGCGCACGGTGCGGATGGTCAGGCCCTCGACCGTGCCCAGGTGCCCGCCCACGTCCACGTAGTCATCGATGGCCAGCGAGTCTTCGATGATGATGAACAGCCCGGTGATCAGGTCGGCCACCAGCGATTGCGCGCCAAAACCGATGGCCAGGCCGATCACACCGGCACCGGCCAGCAGTGGTGTGACGTTCATGCCCATGTTGGCCAGTGCAACGATGACCGCAATGATGAAAATGGCCACGAACATCACGTTGCGGATCAGCGGCATCATGGTTTGCGCGCGGGCGTTGGCCAGGCCCCGGCGTGAACGCACCAGCGCGTGGTGCACGGCGGTGTCGGCAAGGATCCACACCAGCCAGGCGGCAATCAGCGTGCCGGCCAGGCCCAGCAGGCGCACGCTCACTTCATGGCCTTCGCCCTCGGCGAAGCTGATCATCGACAAACCCCATACCCGCAGGCCCAGTTCGATGAACAGCAGCCAGATGCCCAGGTGCACCAGCGCATAGGCGAAATTGCTCAGGCGCTCGGCGTACACTGCCTGGCGCTTGTTGCTTTTGGGCTTGGCGGCATGGCGCCGCACCAGGCCGTTGAGCACCATGCACACCACCACCAGCACCGTGCACATCAGCGACTGGCGCAGGGCAGTGCTGGTGTCGCCGGCCGAAACGAACGTGGCGAACAGCGAAATGGCCACCAGGATCATGGCCGGTACGAACCAGAAGCTGCCGAGGATTTCGATGGTGTCGCTCAGGGTGCGGCGGGTCAGGCGGCGGTCCAGCGGCTGGTTGCGGATCAGGTGAGCGATCGGGCGGCGGAAGCGCAAAATGAACAGGCCCGTGCACAAGGCAGCAATCACGTTGGCCAGGGTGGCCAGGCCATGGGCCAGGTGGGTGCCCAGCGCGCTGGTCATGCGTGGGTCGCTCATGGCTTCACCGAACGCGGCGAAGCTGCCGATCAGCCACAGCGGGCGGAACGCCTGGTGGCGCAGGATGTACAGCGCCCGGTGGCGGTGCGGGCCGTCGAGCAGCGAAAAGGCGATGACGCAGATGGCCGAGAAGCAGGTGCCCACCACCAGCGCGTAGGCCAGCACCATGGCCAGCGACTTGCCCAGT
The genomic region above belongs to Pseudomonas sp. PSKL.D1 and contains:
- a CDS encoding ABC transporter permease; translated protein: MRAESSLYHRVVVYLLFLILLLPLAGTLLYSLATSWSASLLPSGLTLKWYVALWSEPRFLAAFGQSLLVCVGALVLSVVLILPLLFVVHYHFPKLDALMNILILLPFAVPPVVSSVGLLQLYGSGPMAMVGTPWILIGCYFTVALPFMYRAITNNLQAINLRDLMDAAQLLGASTWQAALLVVLPNLRKGLMVALLLSFSFLFGEFVFANLLVGTRYETLQVYLNNMRNSSGHFNSALVISYFAFVLVLTWVANRLNKDKT
- a CDS encoding ABC transporter permease, producing MNAGSRGRYLALLCLLPFVVFFVIFQVAPLAWVAIHSLQSEAGWGLDNFSKVFASKFYLQALQRSLEISFWSSLFGIVIATVGAYSLRQVDSRLRDFVSAFANMTSNFSGVPLAFAFIILLGFNGALTLLLKQIGLLEDFSIYSKSGLILVYTYFQIPLGVLLLYPAFDALREDWRESAALLGASHWQFWRHIGLPVLTPALLGTFVILLANALGAYATVYALTTGNFNVLPIRIAALVAGDITLDPNLASALAMVLVGLMTLVTVVHQWLLKRSYHAS
- a CDS encoding alkaline phosphatase family protein, encoding MSHNVILVLLDGLNHQVAHHAMGHLHAYVEADRAALYRVECELPSLSRPLYECILTGVPPIESGIVHNNVNRLSNQRSVFHYAREANLGTAAAAYHWMSELYNRSPFDPQRDRHTHAPKLPIQHGLFYWDDRYPDSHLLADAEYLRRRHAPNFLLVHPMSIDDTGHRHGLDSSQYRNAARTADILLADYLPRWLEEGYQVLVTADHGMNNDRSHNGLLAEEREVPLFVFGDAFSLDPAAKPLQTELCGTICELLGAPHDKTVCRELLA
- a CDS encoding ABC transporter substrate-binding protein translates to MKKFFMASLLGSAIAFCTSAMAADLKALEDAARKEGTVNSVGMPDAWANWKGTWEDLASKYGLKHSDTDMSSAQEVAKFEAEKDNASADIGDVGAAFGPIAAAKGVTQPYKPSTWDQVPAWAKDKDGHWALAYTGTIAFIINKDLVKEEERPKTWHDLEKGKYKVAIGDVGTAAQAANGVLAAAIAYKGDETNVAPGLQLFTKLAQQKRLSLANPTIQTLEKGEVEVGVVWDFNGLSYREQIDPKRFEVLIPADGSVISGYTTIINKYAKNPNAAKLAREYIFSDAGQINLAKGHARPIRAEHLTLPADVQAKLLPNEQYKVAQPIKNAEAWEATSKKLPQMWQEQVIIEME
- a CDS encoding UTRA domain-containing protein, whose amino-acid sequence is MQSTPPRAVTAICHALQEQIEHGLLAPGGKLPAERKLSEVFDTTRITLREALVQLEAQGLIYREERRGWFVAPQRLTYDLIERSHFHAMVRNQGRVASTELLSARLQPASAAICARLQLPALSSVVRICRLRRIDGRAVLYAEHYLNPKYFPGILEQDLAQSLTEIYGRAYGIQYGQVCFEILPTALPVEAAAALKVSTGSPGLHITRVNSDQHGHLIDCDLEYWRHDAIRIRAQAG
- a CDS encoding mechanosensitive ion channel family protein, with the protein product MPALLRCLALLLFLFITPAHAAGLPGLLGSSTPAQPEATEPLGKSLDEVIKNLENDQQRAKLLADLKKLRDATKQSQPTVEQGVLGLIGGALHDLEKQFSGDASPFYRWSEEISQAQEELAALVVPVHQWPAILFGFAAVIAVWSLLAYAFNWIGHRVRVRFGLSEELPQHPRTWDLVRFALRKLGPWLVALVFTVYLSFALPPSLGKSLAMVLAYALVVGTCFSAICVIAFSLLDGPHRHRALYILRHQAFRPLWLIGSFAAFGEAMSDPRMTSALGTHLAHGLATLANVIAALCTGLFILRFRRPIAHLIRNQPLDRRLTRRTLSDTIEILGSFWFVPAMILVAISLFATFVSAGDTSTALRQSLMCTVLVVVCMVLNGLVRRHAAKPKSNKRQAVYAERLSNFAYALVHLGIWLLFIELGLRVWGLSMISFAEGEGHEVSVRLLGLAGTLIAAWLVWILADTAVHHALVRSRRGLANARAQTMMPLIRNVMFVAIFIIAVIVALANMGMNVTPLLAGAGVIGLAIGFGAQSLVADLITGLFIIIEDSLAIDDYVDVGGHLGTVEGLTIRTVRLRDIDGIVHTIPFSEIKSIKNYSREFGYAIFRVAIPHSMNIDQAIKLIREVGQKLRNDPLMRRNIWSPLELQGVESFESGSAILRARFKTAPIKQWEVSRAFNLALKRQMDEAGVDLATPRLSVQVVTAGGGAMAEGNTSS